A portion of the Pedobacter cryoconitis genome contains these proteins:
- a CDS encoding YMGG-like glycine zipper-containing protein yields the protein MKNTFAILGIALAFTACTNAKKEEEIKVATVKAVKDSMRLDSFKRADAAEKQQAAKIQEEKRVLMLASAKAAENAPAATMASPRSHSVDHQTTTTTTTKKKGWSSAALGTVIGAGAGGLGGALIDKKKGRGAIIGGVAGAGAGYLIGRGQDRKSGRVQPKN from the coding sequence ATGAAAAATACGTTCGCAATATTAGGTATAGCTCTTGCTTTTACAGCTTGTACTAATGCCAAAAAGGAAGAAGAAATTAAAGTAGCTACGGTCAAAGCTGTTAAAGATAGCATGAGATTAGATAGCTTCAAAAGAGCAGATGCTGCTGAAAAACAGCAGGCAGCCAAAATACAGGAAGAGAAACGGGTTTTAATGCTAGCTTCTGCCAAAGCTGCTGAAAATGCTCCGGCTGCTACCATGGCATCTCCGCGCAGTCATTCTGTAGATCATCAAACAACTACAACGACAACAACTAAAAAGAAAGGTTGGAGCAGTGCAGCTTTAGGAACTGTTATTGGTGCAGGTGCAGGTGGATTAGGTGGTGCACTTATTGATAAAAAGAAAGGAAGAGGTGCTATTATCGGTGGTGTAGCAGGTGCTGGTGCCGGTTATTTAATCGGTCGTGGACAAGATAGAAAATCGGGCAGGGTTCAACCTAAGAATTAG
- a CDS encoding cold-shock protein yields the protein MRTTGKVKWFNSAKGFGFITPEDGGKDIFVHFSAIAGDSFRELNEGDNVEFELNDGKKGPEASNVTVL from the coding sequence ATGCGTACAACAGGAAAAGTTAAATGGTTTAATTCTGCAAAAGGGTTTGGTTTTATAACTCCAGAAGATGGAGGAAAAGATATTTTCGTACATTTTTCTGCGATTGCAGGAGATTCATTCAGAGAATTGAATGAAGGTGACAATGTAGAATTCGAATTGAATGACGGTAAAAAAGGCCCTGAGGCTTCAAATGTAACTGTTCTTTAA
- a CDS encoding NAD(P)H-binding protein yields the protein MHSSNNKISILGCGWYGLGLAKELIKNGYIVKGSTTTPDKLAGLQQTGILPYLINFTEEENRVDRDFFDCDLLIISIPPKRNTAEQHTFLSKIQKISKAAEKGCIKNVIFISATSVYGDYNQEVNEQTIPNPETESGKAILAAEQTLTANPNFITTILRFGGLIGPGRDPGRFFAGKSAIPNGNAPVNLIHLSDCIGITLSIIEKQAFGYLFNACAEDHPTRSRFYTAAAANSGLALPQFKDELLNWKSVYSIYIGAKLNYEFKVGLNSFIGTNM from the coding sequence ATGCATTCATCAAATAACAAAATCAGCATACTAGGCTGTGGTTGGTATGGACTCGGACTTGCCAAAGAATTAATAAAAAACGGCTATATCGTAAAAGGTTCAACCACTACCCCTGATAAATTAGCAGGTTTACAACAAACTGGAATCCTACCTTATCTTATAAATTTCACGGAAGAGGAAAATAGGGTTGATCGTGATTTTTTTGATTGTGATTTACTCATCATCAGTATTCCTCCAAAGAGAAATACAGCAGAACAACATACCTTTTTATCAAAGATTCAGAAAATATCAAAAGCCGCAGAGAAAGGCTGTATTAAGAATGTTATTTTTATCAGTGCAACCTCAGTATATGGGGATTATAACCAGGAAGTTAATGAACAAACTATTCCAAATCCTGAAACAGAATCCGGCAAAGCCATTTTAGCTGCCGAACAAACTTTAACAGCTAATCCTAATTTCATAACTACCATACTCAGATTTGGCGGGTTGATAGGCCCAGGCAGAGATCCAGGAAGATTCTTTGCTGGCAAATCAGCTATACCGAATGGAAACGCTCCTGTGAATCTGATTCATTTATCAGATTGTATTGGTATAACATTAAGCATTATAGAAAAACAAGCTTTTGGTTACCTATTTAATGCATGTGCTGAAGATCATCCAACCCGGTCCAGATTTTACACCGCCGCAGCAGCAAATTCAGGATTAGCATTACCGCAGTTTAAGGATGAACTACTTAACTGGAAATCGGTATATAGTATATATATAGGTGCAAAACTCAATTATGAATTTAAGGTTGGGCTAAATAGCTTTATTGGAACAAATATGTAA
- a CDS encoding MBL fold metallo-hydrolase — MKLTIWGAAKQVTGSMHLLQSHNYSILIDCGLDYEKETYQEENQYFPFDPASIDVVILTHAHIDHSGNLPTLLRMGFNGQILCTPPTADLTELLLMDSVNIFLSKQNKRARGKRVASGPKPLYLHKHVMDTVDRFVTVAFDKEFTIKEGITLRFIPVGHLLGAAAVVLNILEDGQEKRIAFTGDIGRKNYPVLVDPQPIPEVDYLVSESTYGGRLHSKDTTIEQKLVETINETCVKFPGRLIIPAFSIGRTQALVYSLNKIFSEGLLPPVKIFVDSPLAGFATDVYRKHHHLLNEESQDFYKRKGDEFEFEELSYVQDKRESISISNYHEPCIIISSAGMLEGGRIQDHLYHNIQNYYCTILFIGYCAKGTLGNRLLRGDPIVRLRHRDLMVFATIKQTDLLSGHGDHDDLLNTVKQQSPEKLKKVFLVHGENKSLDSLAAAIADAGYTVAIPEKGEVFEL, encoded by the coding sequence ATGAAATTAACGATTTGGGGAGCAGCGAAACAAGTAACAGGCAGTATGCACCTGCTTCAATCACACAATTATAGTATACTCATAGATTGCGGACTTGATTATGAAAAAGAAACTTATCAAGAAGAAAATCAGTATTTCCCCTTTGATCCGGCTTCGATAGATGTCGTTATTTTAACACATGCGCACATTGACCATTCTGGAAATTTACCTACACTTTTAAGAATGGGCTTTAATGGTCAAATCTTATGCACACCACCAACGGCAGATTTAACTGAACTCCTGCTAATGGATTCCGTAAATATATTTTTAAGTAAACAGAACAAGAGAGCAAGAGGCAAAAGGGTAGCATCTGGTCCTAAACCTCTTTATCTGCACAAACATGTGATGGATACTGTAGACCGTTTTGTAACGGTTGCCTTCGATAAAGAATTCACTATAAAAGAAGGGATTACCCTTCGCTTTATTCCTGTAGGCCACTTGTTAGGTGCAGCAGCTGTTGTACTAAATATTTTGGAAGACGGGCAGGAAAAAAGAATTGCGTTTACCGGAGATATTGGCCGTAAAAACTATCCCGTATTAGTAGACCCGCAACCCATTCCGGAAGTTGACTATTTAGTATCTGAATCCACTTATGGTGGCAGGCTACATAGTAAAGACACTACAATCGAACAGAAACTGGTCGAAACAATCAATGAAACTTGTGTTAAATTTCCTGGACGTTTAATTATCCCGGCTTTTAGTATAGGCAGAACACAGGCACTGGTTTATTCACTCAATAAAATATTCAGTGAAGGCTTACTTCCACCTGTAAAAATATTTGTAGATAGCCCGCTGGCTGGTTTTGCGACAGATGTTTACCGCAAACACCATCATTTACTCAATGAAGAATCACAGGACTTTTATAAACGTAAAGGCGATGAGTTTGAATTCGAAGAACTTTCTTATGTACAAGATAAGAGAGAGAGTATTTCAATCTCTAATTACCACGAGCCCTGCATAATCATATCTTCGGCAGGAATGCTGGAAGGCGGGAGGATTCAGGATCATTTGTACCATAATATTCAAAATTACTATTGTACTATTTTGTTCATCGGCTATTGTGCTAAAGGAACTTTAGGAAACAGACTCTTAAGGGGCGACCCTATTGTCCGCTTACGTCACCGTGATTTAATGGTTTTTGCTACAATCAAACAAACAGACTTACTGAGCGGACATGGTGATCATGACGATTTGTTAAACACAGTGAAACAGCAAAGTCCCGAAAAACTCAAAAAAGTATTCCTTGTTCATGGTGAAAATAAAAGTCTGGACAGCCTTGCTGCTGCAATAGCCGACGCTGGATACACTGTAGCTATACCAGAAAAAGGTGAAGTATTTGAGCTATAA
- a CDS encoding OmpA family protein, which yields MNSRITKSALILSLVGLSTSLFAQDVNSDTTKRFDKKDFRTWSIGLNGGMLTHYTPFNNRANGDFSTPQESWGYGGYIKKQILPGFGIQADFLAGKVKGLRANNPDGTTQAGTSFETRIDWSAAVSGNFTIANMSLNHKRTVLSPYLTAGAGYMSSSANTNAIGTAAVPAGNTGYGEHWFIPVGAGFKVGLSKGVNLDLGYTVNFMKTNNFDGVQSAANDKFTYAHAGVEIALGKRGTSQLQNFSAVAAVREESAAESAELRRALSTSEQNRLRDQEQYAKDMGDEDGDGVANKFDKCPGTPANTTVDGAGCPLKTPKQIIKEKVIVTAEDRRVVDEAIRNLEFDLSKATIRPTSYNTLNRVAALLVEKNFSLKLAGHTDNTGSMALNLRLSKDRAEAIKTYLVSQGANASRIEATGYGPNQPIASNKTAAGRQKNRRVEFSLF from the coding sequence ATGAACTCAAGAATTACAAAATCAGCGTTGATACTATCCTTAGTAGGACTATCAACCTCGTTGTTCGCACAGGATGTAAATTCTGATACAACAAAACGCTTCGACAAAAAAGACTTCCGTACCTGGTCAATCGGGTTAAACGGTGGTATGTTAACGCATTACACTCCTTTCAATAATAGAGCTAATGGCGACTTTAGTACTCCACAAGAAAGCTGGGGTTACGGAGGTTACATTAAGAAACAAATTCTTCCAGGATTTGGTATTCAGGCTGACTTCCTTGCTGGTAAAGTAAAAGGTCTGAGAGCTAATAACCCAGACGGTACTACTCAAGCAGGTACTAGTTTTGAAACCCGTATTGACTGGTCTGCAGCTGTTAGTGGTAACTTTACTATTGCTAACATGAGCTTAAACCACAAACGTACTGTACTTTCACCTTACTTAACAGCTGGTGCTGGTTATATGTCTTCAAGTGCGAATACAAATGCAATTGGAACAGCTGCTGTACCTGCAGGAAACACAGGTTACGGTGAGCACTGGTTTATTCCAGTTGGAGCAGGTTTTAAAGTTGGATTATCAAAAGGTGTTAACCTTGATTTAGGTTACACAGTTAACTTCATGAAAACTAACAACTTTGACGGTGTACAAAGTGCAGCTAACGACAAATTCACTTATGCACACGCTGGTGTTGAGATCGCTCTTGGTAAAAGAGGAACTTCTCAATTACAAAACTTCAGTGCAGTTGCAGCAGTTCGTGAAGAAAGTGCAGCAGAAAGTGCTGAGTTAAGAAGAGCATTATCTACATCTGAGCAAAACAGACTGAGAGATCAGGAACAATATGCTAAAGATATGGGTGATGAAGATGGAGACGGTGTAGCTAACAAATTTGACAAGTGTCCTGGAACTCCAGCAAATACTACTGTTGATGGTGCTGGTTGTCCTTTAAAAACACCAAAACAAATTATTAAAGAAAAAGTAATCGTTACTGCTGAAGACCGTAGAGTTGTTGATGAAGCTATCAGAAACTTAGAGTTTGATTTAAGCAAAGCGACTATCCGTCCTACTTCTTACAACACTTTAAACAGAGTTGCAGCTTTATTAGTAGAGAAAAACTTTAGCTTGAAATTAGCTGGTCACACTGATAACACAGGTTCAATGGCTTTAAACTTACGTCTATCTAAAGACAGAGCTGAAGCGATCAAAACTTACTTAGTTTCACAAGGTGCTAATGCATCTCGTATTGAAGCAACAGGTTACGGTCCAAACCAACCAATTGCATCTAATAAAACTGCTGCTGGTCGTCAGAAAAACAGAAGAGTTGAATTCTCTTTATTTTAA
- a CDS encoding NADH:flavin oxidoreductase produces the protein MNTESLFQPFKLKTLNMKNRLVMAPMTRAFSPNGIPTADVADYYRKRAAGDVGLILSEGTVIDRLSSANDPSIPHFYGEKALAGWDKVIKDVHTAGGHMGPQIWHMGIQADHKSGWVPSVEFEGPSGFVNPGQQKGKAMTESDIADAILSYGRAAADAKRLGYDTVEIHGAHGYLIDQFFWDQLNHRTDNYGGKTIAERSRFAVEVVKEVRRQVGNDFAVILRLSQWKPQDYNYKLATNPTEMDSWLNPIVDAGVDILHCSQRRFWEPEFEGSDLNFAGWAKKITGAATITVGSVGLNGVFTDAFAGESSQPSSLEELVRRLDRGDFDLVAVGRPLLADPNWVQKIRDHREDELKGFTAAALAELV, from the coding sequence ATGAATACAGAAAGTTTGTTCCAGCCCTTTAAGCTGAAAACATTAAATATGAAAAATAGATTGGTGATGGCACCAATGACACGGGCATTCTCACCAAATGGTATACCAACAGCAGATGTAGCTGATTATTATCGTAAAAGAGCAGCCGGTGATGTTGGACTGATTTTGTCTGAAGGTACGGTGATTGACCGTCTTTCTTCGGCAAACGATCCAAGCATCCCTCATTTTTACGGAGAAAAAGCATTGGCAGGATGGGACAAAGTAATTAAAGATGTGCATACAGCAGGTGGTCATATGGGGCCTCAGATCTGGCATATGGGTATACAAGCTGACCATAAATCTGGCTGGGTGCCTTCGGTAGAATTTGAAGGACCATCAGGATTTGTAAATCCTGGACAGCAAAAAGGTAAAGCAATGACTGAAAGTGATATTGCTGATGCGATTTTATCTTACGGACGTGCGGCAGCTGACGCTAAAAGACTAGGTTACGATACTGTAGAAATACACGGTGCACATGGTTATTTAATTGACCAGTTTTTCTGGGATCAGCTGAACCACCGTACCGATAATTATGGCGGTAAAACAATTGCTGAGAGAAGCCGTTTTGCGGTAGAAGTAGTTAAAGAAGTACGCAGACAAGTTGGTAATGATTTCGCTGTCATCCTTCGTTTATCACAATGGAAGCCACAAGATTATAATTACAAACTTGCAACTAACCCGACAGAAATGGATAGCTGGTTAAATCCTATCGTGGATGCTGGTGTTGATATTTTACATTGCTCACAACGTCGTTTCTGGGAACCTGAGTTTGAAGGTTCAGACTTAAACTTTGCAGGATGGGCTAAAAAAATTACAGGTGCTGCTACAATTACTGTAGGGTCGGTAGGTTTGAATGGCGTTTTTACTGATGCTTTTGCTGGTGAGTCTTCACAACCTAGTTCTCTGGAAGAGTTGGTTAGAAGATTGGATAGAGGTGATTTTGACCTGGTTGCTGTTGGAAGACCGCTTTTAGCTGATCCAAACTGGGTGCAAAAAATTCGTGATCATCGGGAAGATGAGTTAAAAGGGTTTACTGCTGCAGCGCTTGCTGAACTGGTTTAA
- a CDS encoding ArsR/SmtB family transcription factor, translating into MDQVEVFKALSNKTRLMILQWLKEPELHFPPQDRDMKEVGVCVGQIHCKAQLTQSTISEYLSILQRSGLIESTRIGQWTYYKRNEAACLEFKQLIETSI; encoded by the coding sequence ATGGATCAGGTAGAGGTATTTAAAGCGTTGTCGAACAAAACAAGATTAATGATTTTGCAATGGCTGAAAGAGCCTGAATTACATTTTCCACCACAAGACCGGGATATGAAGGAGGTTGGTGTTTGCGTCGGTCAGATACATTGTAAAGCGCAGCTGACGCAATCTACAATTTCAGAATATTTATCTATTCTGCAAAGAAGTGGATTGATAGAATCGACCCGGATAGGCCAATGGACTTATTATAAAAGAAATGAGGCTGCTTGCCTTGAATTTAAACAGTTAATAGAAACTTCAATATAA
- a CDS encoding L-histidine N(alpha)-methyltransferase yields MNQFLKEVLHDLSQPQKTLNSKYFYDGKGDKLFQEIMNCPEYYPTNCEKEIFRERFKDLAITLKNGFNTFDLVEMGAGDATKSSYLLKELVDTQVDFTYMPIDISSTMVAHLEQTLPEKIKGLKVQGLNGEYFDMLEKANRVSSRKKVVMLLGGNIGNETPENGIEFCRKIRAALQEGDLVLIGFDLKKNPHTILAAYNDAAGFTRDFNLNLLHRINDELGGDFKVSQFQHYPNYDPITGACKSYLVSKKNQKVNIADQTFQFHENEVIYMEISQKYSVQETENIAKVSGFKTVTHFFDHKKWFVDTVWQCV; encoded by the coding sequence ATGAATCAATTTTTAAAAGAGGTTCTACATGACCTTAGTCAACCACAGAAAACTTTAAATTCGAAGTATTTTTACGACGGAAAAGGAGATAAACTTTTTCAGGAGATTATGAATTGTCCTGAATATTATCCCACCAACTGTGAAAAGGAGATCTTCAGAGAGCGGTTTAAAGACTTGGCAATCACTTTGAAAAATGGGTTTAACACCTTCGATCTGGTTGAAATGGGAGCAGGAGATGCCACTAAGTCGAGTTATCTGCTCAAAGAGCTGGTAGATACACAAGTAGACTTTACTTATATGCCGATTGATATTTCTTCTACAATGGTTGCGCATTTAGAGCAGACATTACCAGAGAAAATCAAGGGTCTTAAGGTGCAGGGCTTAAATGGAGAATATTTCGATATGCTGGAAAAAGCGAATCGTGTCTCTTCCAGAAAGAAGGTCGTGATGCTGCTGGGTGGAAATATTGGGAATGAAACGCCAGAGAATGGTATTGAGTTTTGTCGTAAAATCCGTGCTGCACTGCAAGAAGGGGATTTGGTATTAATCGGTTTTGATCTGAAAAAGAATCCGCATACTATTCTTGCAGCATATAATGATGCTGCAGGTTTTACGCGTGATTTTAACCTAAATCTGCTGCATCGCATAAATGATGAATTGGGAGGTGATTTTAAGGTGTCTCAATTTCAACATTATCCGAACTATGATCCGATAACTGGTGCTTGTAAAAGTTATCTGGTTAGTAAGAAAAACCAGAAAGTGAATATTGCTGATCAAACTTTTCAATTTCATGAAAATGAAGTTATTTATATGGAGATTTCTCAAAAATATTCTGTTCAGGAGACTGAGAACATCGCAAAAGTATCAGGGTTTAAAACCGTAACACATTTCTTTGACCATAAAAAATGGTTTGTGGATACTGTTTGGCAGTGCGTATAA
- the egtB gene encoding ergothioneine biosynthesis protein EgtB, with product MSLLEQYSAVRSHSVMVCDKLQKEDYVVQPAEEVSPPKWHLGHTTWFFETFILIPYAVAYQPFNPDYNYVFNSYYESIGARVIRTDRGNLSRPTVDEIFHYRAYVDEAMEKFLLCGVNQEIEELLILGLNHEQQHQELLWYDIKYILGHNPLFPAYAADNIEKGLTLAKEGWVDFKEGVHEVGHQGDAFHFDNEQGRHKVYIQNFSISTRLVSNAEYLEFIKAGGYHDFSLWHAQGWDWVKEKQINAPLYWYEIDGQWHRYSLSGLESLKMDAPVSNISYYEASAYAQWKGMRLPTEFEWEVASSLFEWGKLWEWTESAYLPYPGFSKAAGALGEYNGKFMVNQKVLRGASIATPANHSRNTYRNFFHPDMRWMFSGIRLSK from the coding sequence ATGTCACTTTTGGAGCAATACTCCGCAGTGAGGTCGCATAGCGTCATGGTGTGTGATAAACTGCAAAAAGAAGACTACGTGGTACAGCCGGCAGAAGAAGTTAGTCCACCTAAATGGCATCTTGGGCATACCACCTGGTTTTTTGAGACTTTTATTTTGATCCCTTATGCTGTTGCTTATCAACCGTTCAATCCTGATTATAACTATGTTTTCAATAGTTATTATGAAAGTATAGGAGCCAGGGTGATTCGTACAGACAGAGGTAACCTGAGCCGTCCAACGGTAGATGAAATTTTCCATTACCGCGCTTATGTAGATGAGGCCATGGAGAAATTCCTTTTATGTGGAGTCAATCAGGAGATAGAAGAACTTCTGATATTGGGGCTGAATCATGAACAGCAGCATCAGGAATTGTTGTGGTATGATATTAAATACATATTGGGACATAATCCATTGTTTCCGGCTTATGCTGCCGATAATATAGAAAAGGGGTTAACGCTTGCTAAAGAAGGCTGGGTAGATTTCAAAGAAGGTGTTCATGAAGTTGGACACCAGGGAGATGCTTTTCATTTTGACAATGAGCAGGGCAGGCATAAAGTTTATATTCAAAACTTCAGCATTTCAACGCGTCTGGTCAGTAATGCAGAATACCTGGAATTTATAAAAGCTGGTGGCTACCATGATTTTAGTTTGTGGCATGCGCAAGGCTGGGATTGGGTAAAGGAAAAACAAATCAATGCGCCCTTATATTGGTATGAGATAGATGGACAATGGCACCGCTATAGTTTATCCGGGCTGGAAAGTTTAAAAATGGACGCGCCTGTTTCCAATATCAGTTACTATGAGGCCTCGGCTTATGCACAATGGAAAGGTATGCGTTTGCCAACAGAATTTGAATGGGAAGTAGCTTCTTCTTTATTTGAATGGGGTAAATTATGGGAATGGACTGAGAGTGCCTACCTGCCATATCCTGGCTTCTCCAAAGCTGCCGGAGCATTGGGCGAATACAACGGTAAATTTATGGTGAATCAGAAAGTATTGCGTGGGGCATCAATTGCTACCCCTGCAAATCACAGCAGAAATACCTATAGAAACTTCTTTCACCCTGATATGCGCTGGATGTTCAGTGGTATCAGGCTTTCAAAATAA
- a CDS encoding ABC transporter permease/substrate-binding protein has protein sequence MEQAQNFWEFVGQQSDKLWSQTWAHIGLTLISLLIAILIAVPVGILITRKQKLSGIVLGVAGILQTIPSIALLGVLIPFLGIGPKPAILALFLYALLPIIRNTYTGIMEVNPAVVEAAKGMGMSKWQILMKVELPLAFPVLMAGIRTATVINVGVATLAAYIAAGGLGEFIFGGIALNNSNMILAGAIPAALLAIILDFLLSLVQKLNLKSIRVSYLVLPFALITLSSFYLLPTQIGGKMLGGFTPEFMGREDGYLGLKRIYKLGIETVVISDAVMYKAAFEKKLDVISGYSTDGRLKAYDLVILEDDRHIFPPYYAAPVVRQEVLDQYPELEGVLNQLSGFINDSTMIAMNYKVDQLKESPEKVALDFTKAHHLYKPARAAGKGTIRIGSKIFGEQYILAQIYKILIKGNTDLEVVTKTGLGGTKICFDALTNNQIDFYPEYTGTGFLVLLKPDANTINKLTGDVDGVYQYVSDEFKHQFNLKWLKPIGFNNAYALMMRREQAQSLHIKSITNLTNHLNQN, from the coding sequence ATGGAGCAGGCACAAAATTTCTGGGAATTTGTCGGACAGCAGTCTGATAAATTATGGAGTCAGACCTGGGCGCATATAGGGCTTACTTTGATTTCACTCCTGATTGCAATCCTGATTGCTGTTCCAGTAGGCATCCTGATCACCAGGAAGCAAAAACTATCTGGTATTGTATTAGGAGTAGCTGGTATCTTACAAACTATTCCAAGTATTGCCTTGCTGGGTGTGCTGATCCCTTTTTTAGGCATTGGCCCGAAACCAGCTATTCTTGCACTATTTCTTTATGCGCTGCTGCCGATTATCAGAAATACCTACACTGGTATTATGGAAGTAAACCCTGCGGTTGTTGAGGCGGCTAAAGGAATGGGAATGAGTAAATGGCAGATCCTGATGAAAGTTGAACTGCCATTAGCCTTTCCTGTGCTCATGGCGGGTATCCGGACGGCTACAGTAATTAATGTAGGGGTTGCGACTTTAGCGGCTTATATTGCTGCGGGTGGTTTAGGAGAGTTTATCTTCGGCGGTATCGCTTTAAATAATTCTAATATGATCCTTGCAGGGGCTATTCCCGCTGCTTTATTAGCTATTATACTTGATTTTTTATTGTCACTCGTTCAAAAACTGAATCTGAAAAGTATTCGTGTCTCTTACCTTGTTCTTCCTTTTGCTTTGATTACACTGAGTTCTTTCTATTTATTACCAACTCAGATTGGGGGAAAGATGTTAGGTGGCTTTACTCCTGAATTTATGGGGAGAGAGGATGGGTATTTAGGACTGAAAAGAATCTATAAATTGGGAATTGAAACTGTAGTGATCAGTGATGCTGTAATGTATAAAGCTGCTTTTGAGAAAAAATTAGATGTAATTAGTGGCTATAGTACCGATGGAAGGCTAAAGGCTTATGATCTGGTTATTTTAGAAGATGACCGGCATATCTTTCCTCCTTATTATGCTGCTCCGGTAGTGCGGCAGGAAGTGCTGGATCAATATCCTGAGCTTGAAGGGGTTTTGAATCAGTTGTCGGGCTTTATTAATGATTCAACGATGATTGCGATGAATTATAAAGTTGATCAACTCAAAGAAAGTCCTGAAAAGGTAGCATTGGATTTTACCAAAGCACATCATCTATATAAGCCAGCCAGAGCTGCCGGAAAAGGGACAATCAGAATAGGATCAAAAATATTTGGTGAGCAATATATCCTGGCCCAGATCTACAAAATACTGATCAAAGGGAATACCGATTTAGAAGTTGTTACTAAGACAGGTCTGGGAGGAACAAAAATATGTTTTGATGCACTGACTAATAATCAGATCGATTTTTATCCTGAATATACTGGAACAGGTTTTTTAGTGCTGCTTAAACCAGACGCAAATACTATAAATAAGCTGACAGGAGATGTAGATGGCGTATATCAGTATGTCAGTGATGAATTTAAACATCAGTTCAACCTAAAGTGGCTTAAGCCAATAGGCTTTAATAATGCCTATGCACTGATGATGAGAAGAGAACAGGCACAAAGTTTGCATATTAAAAGTATAACAAACTTAACCAACCATCTAAACCAAAATTAA
- a CDS encoding ABC transporter ATP-binding protein has translation MIKAENLIRKFGHSIAVNDISFEVKEGENLILLGTSGCGKTTTLRMINRLIAPDSGTIFLDGVDISTRQPEELRRGIGYVLQNHGLFPHYTVAENIAIVPRLLKWKNEDIRKRADELFQKLNLDPVLADKYPAALSGGQQQRVGLARSLMVNPPVLLMDEPFGALDNLTRISIRKEFKALDELVKKTVVMVTHDVQEAFEMGDRICLMDKGEIRQIGTPEDLLFHPANEFVADFFKEQRLQLELKSVLIAELLPGYSNEKITVWERMEELLQTDSKEDAIGMEDLMRAFSAYKKQ, from the coding sequence ATGATTAAAGCAGAAAATCTGATCAGGAAATTTGGCCATTCAATTGCTGTTAATGATATCAGCTTTGAGGTAAAAGAAGGGGAGAACCTGATTTTATTAGGCACAAGCGGCTGCGGTAAAACAACCACGCTGCGCATGATCAACAGGCTGATTGCCCCTGATTCAGGAACTATTTTTCTGGATGGGGTTGATATCAGTACCCGGCAGCCAGAAGAGCTCAGGCGTGGAATAGGGTATGTATTGCAAAATCATGGCCTTTTTCCGCATTATACAGTCGCTGAAAATATCGCTATTGTACCCAGATTGCTGAAATGGAAAAATGAGGATATCCGTAAAAGAGCAGATGAACTATTTCAAAAATTAAATCTTGATCCCGTTTTAGCGGATAAATATCCGGCAGCTTTGAGCGGCGGACAGCAACAAAGGGTAGGTCTGGCCCGGTCATTAATGGTTAATCCACCGGTATTATTAATGGATGAGCCTTTTGGCGCATTAGATAATCTAACAAGAATTAGTATTCGTAAAGAGTTTAAAGCTTTGGATGAACTGGTTAAAAAGACAGTGGTTATGGTCACGCATGATGTACAGGAAGCTTTTGAAATGGGCGACCGGATTTGTTTGATGGATAAAGGTGAAATCAGACAAATCGGAACTCCTGAAGATTTGCTTTTTCATCCTGCAAATGAATTTGTAGCTGATTTCTTTAAAGAGCAACGTTTACAGCTGGAACTGAAATCTGTTTTGATCGCTGAACTATTGCCTGGCTATTCAAACGAAAAGATTACAGTTTGGGAAAGAATGGAGGAATTGCTTCAAACAGACAGCAAAGAGGATGCTATTGGTATGGAAGATTTGATGCGTGCTTTTTCAGCTTATAAAAAACAATAA